CATCGTCACCGACGAGGAGAACGCGTACGACGCCCTGAAGGCGGCGAACGACGCCTCGCGCGAGCACCCCTCACGCACCCTGGTCGTCGTCAAGCGCGTCTCCCGCTCCCCCCGCGACCGTACGACGTCCCGCCTCGACGCCGAGGTCAGGGTCGGCGCGGACGCGGGCAGCGGCGAGACGATCGTCCTGCGTCTGTACGGCGAGGTCGTCGACCACGCCGACTCGGTGGTCCTGCCCCTGCTGCTGCCCGATGCCCCGGTGGTCGTCTGGTGGCCGGTGAACGCCCCGCTGGACCCGGCGAAGGACCCGCTGGGCGCCCTGGCGCAGCGCAGGGTGACGGACACGTACGCGGCCGAGCAGCCGGTACGGGAACTGGCGGCACGCGCGGACGCGTACACGCCGGGCGACACGGACCTCTCGTGGACCCGGATCACCCCGTGGCGCTCGATGCTGGCCGCCGCCCTGGACCAGGTCACCTGTGAGGTGGACGCGGTCGAGGTGGAGGGCGAGGAGTTCAACCCGAGCTGCGAGCTGCTGGCGATGTGGCTGGCGGACCGGCTGGACGTCCCGGTGAAGCGTTCCCTGTCCTCGGGCCCCGGTCTGACGGCGGTCCGTATGAAGACGAGCACTGGCCCCATCACCCTCGACCGCGCCGACGGCACCCTGGCGACCCTCTCCATCCAGGGCCAACCCGACCGCGCGGTGGCGCTCAAGCGCCGTGAGACGGCCGAGCTGATGGCGGAGGAGCTGCGCCGCCTGGACCCGGACGACACCTACGCGTCGGCGCTGCGGTACGGGGTGGAGCGGCTGTCCGCTTCGGCGGCACCCGCGACGCCGGCGTCGGCGTCGGCGTCGGCGTCGGCGTCGGCCGAGAAGGCGGATGCGCCCGAAAGGGCGACTCCGGCCAAGATGCCGCCGGTGAAGAAGGTGGCCGCGAAGTGAGTACGGCACCGCAGCTCGTCGTCCACCGCGACAAGGAGCTGATGGCCGAGGCCGCGGCGGCCCGCCTGATCACGAAGATCGTGGACGCGCAGGCCTCGCGGGGCTCGGCGTCGGTGGTGCTCACGGGCGGCCGCAACGGCAACGGCCTGCTGGCCGCCCTGGCCGCCGCGCCCGCCCGGGACGCCATCGACTGGGCCCGGCTCGACCTGTGGTGGGGCGACGAACGCTTCCTGCCCGAGGGCCACCCTGACCGCAACGTCACCCAGGCGAAGGCGGCACTGCTGGACGCGGTGCCGCTGGACCCGGGCCGCGTCCACGCCATGCCCGCGTCGGACGGCCCGTACGGCTCCGACGTGGACGCCGCGGCGGAGGGCTACGCGGCGGAACTTGCCAAGGCGGCAGCCTCAGAACCCCACGGTCAGGTTCCTACCTTCGACGTCTTGATGCTGGGCGTGGGCCCGGACACGCATGTGGCGTCCCTGTTCCCGGAGCTGCCCGCGGTCCGGGAGACGGACCGCACGGTGGTCGGCGTCCACGGCGCCCCGAAGCCCCCACCGACCCGGGTCACCCTCACCCTCCCGGCGATCCGCGCGGCCCGCGAGGTATGGCTGCTGGCGGCGGGCGAGGACAAGGCGGGGGCGGCGGCGATAGCCCTTTCGGGCGCGGGCGAGATCCAGGCCCCGGCAGCCGGCGCACACGGCAGACAACGCACCCTGTGGCTTTTGGACACCGCGGCAGCATCCCAACTCCCGAGGACGCTGTACCCCCCGGCATCACCCTGACCGACGACGGGCAGGGGGGCGGGCTCGAGCCATCTCGCCCCCGCCGCCCCTACCCGTCCCATCCTTCTGGGGCTCCGCCCCAGACCCCGAGCGTGCCGAGCCCCATCCGGCGCTTGAGGACAGGCCCCCTCCAGCCCAGCTTCCCACCCACCCCCAGCACTTCCGCAGCCCAGGCCCAGGCACCTCAGCCCACCCGGCGTTCGCGGACTTCAGCGCAGGCCCGTATTTCCAGCCCGTTTGGGGTCCCCCCTCTGGGGGAGTTTGAGGACAAGGCCCGTTCAGGGCTGGCAGCGGGGGTCTGGGGCGGAGCCCCCAGGGACAGATGGGACGGGTAGGGGCGGCGGGGGCGAGAAAAACCCCCTACCTCCCGCGCAACTCCCGATACTTGGCGACCAGCGCCGTGGTGGACGCATCCAACCCCGCCACTTCCACCCCCTCCGTCAACGCCGGCTCCACCCGCTTCGCCAGCACCTTCCCCAGCTCGACCCCCCACTGGTCGAACGAGTCGATGTTCCACACCGCGCCCTGCACGAACACCTTGTGCTCGTAGAGCGCGATCAACTGGCCGAGGACGGACGGACTCAGCTCGCGTGCGAGGACGGTGGTCGTCGGGTGGTTGCCCTGGAACGTCTTGTGGGCGACCAGTTCCTCCGGCACCCCCTCGGCCCGCACCTCGTTCGGCGTCTTGCCGAAGGCCAGCGCCTGGGTCTGTGCGAAGAAGTTGGCCATCAACAGGTCGTGCTGGCCCTTGAGTTCGTCACTCAGCTCGGCGACCGGCTCGGCGAACCCGATGAAGTCCGCCGGGATGACCTTCGTCCCCTGATGGATCAACTGGTAGTAGGCGTGCTGCCCGTTCGTCCCGGGCGTCCCCCACACCACCGGCCCGGTCTCCCACTCCACCGGCAGCCCGTCACGGTCGACCGACTTGCCGTTGGACTCCATGTCCAACTGCTGCAGATACGCCGTGAACTTGGACAGATAGTGCGAGTACGGCAGCACCGCATGCGACTGCGCCCCGAAGAAGTTCCCATACCAGACACCCAACAGGCCCAGCAGCAAAGGTGCGTTGCTCTCCGCCGGCGCCGTCCGGAAGTGCTCGTCGACCAGCGCGAACCCGTCCAGCATCTCCCTGAACCGCTCCGGCCCGATCGCGATCATCAGCGACAGCCCGATCGCCGAATCGTACGAATACCGACCGCCGACCCAGTCCCAGAACTCGAACATGTTCGCCGTGTCGATCCCGAAGTCGGCGACCTTCCCACCATTCGTCGACAGCGCCACGAAATGCTGGGCGACCGCCTTCTCGTCACCGCCGAGCCCCGCCAGCAGCCACGACCGGGCCGACGTCGCGTTCGTGATCGTCTCGATCGTCGTGAACGTCTTCGACGCCACGATGAACAGCGTCTCCGCCGGATCCAGGTCCCGCACCGCCTCATGCAGATCGGCACCATCGACGTTCGACACGAACCGGAACGTCAACTCCCGCGCCGTGAACGCCCGCAACGCGTCATACGCCATCGCCGGACCCAGATCCGAGCCACCGATACCGATGTTGACGACATTGCGGATACGCCGGCCCGTGTGACCGGTCCACTCACCCGACCGCACCCGCTCCGCGAACCCGGCCATCCGGTCCAGCACCGCGTGCACCGCCGGCACCACGTTCTCACCCTCGACCTCGACCACCGCGCCACGCGGCGCCCGCAGCGCCGTGTGCAGCACCGCCCGGTCCTCGGTGATGTTGATCTTCGCACCCCCGAACATGGCATCCCGCAACCCGAACACGTCCGTCGCGGCGGCCAGTTCGCGCAGCAGCCGTAGCGTCTCGTCCGTGATCAGCTGCTTGGAGTAGTCGATGTGCAGGTCGCCGACCTGAAGCGTGTATCCGGCACCGCGCCCGGGGTCGGTCGCGAACAGGTCCCGCAGATGGGTGTCCGCCAGCTCCTCACGGTGCTTGGCCAAAGCCGTCCACTCGGGCGTCTGGTTGAGCCTGTTACGGCTGTCTGCGTTCATCTCGGACTTCCGCCTCTTCCGTGCCTGGGGCCCCGCTGCCGGTCCCAACCTAATTGATCAGCGCGTCGGGTGACTTCCGTCGTACTGACGTACTGACGTAGGCCGTACCGACGT
This genomic interval from Streptomyces sp. B21-083 contains the following:
- the pgl gene encoding 6-phosphogluconolactonase, giving the protein MAEAAAARLITKIVDAQASRGSASVVLTGGRNGNGLLAALAAAPARDAIDWARLDLWWGDERFLPEGHPDRNVTQAKAALLDAVPLDPGRVHAMPASDGPYGSDVDAAAEGYAAELAKAAASEPHGQVPTFDVLMLGVGPDTHVASLFPELPAVRETDRTVVGVHGAPKPPPTRVTLTLPAIRAAREVWLLAAGEDKAGAAAIALSGAGEIQAPAAGAHGRQRTLWLLDTAAASQLPRTLYPPASP
- the pgi gene encoding glucose-6-phosphate isomerase; this encodes MNADSRNRLNQTPEWTALAKHREELADTHLRDLFATDPGRGAGYTLQVGDLHIDYSKQLITDETLRLLRELAAATDVFGLRDAMFGGAKINITEDRAVLHTALRAPRGAVVEVEGENVVPAVHAVLDRMAGFAERVRSGEWTGHTGRRIRNVVNIGIGGSDLGPAMAYDALRAFTARELTFRFVSNVDGADLHEAVRDLDPAETLFIVASKTFTTIETITNATSARSWLLAGLGGDEKAVAQHFVALSTNGGKVADFGIDTANMFEFWDWVGGRYSYDSAIGLSLMIAIGPERFREMLDGFALVDEHFRTAPAESNAPLLLGLLGVWYGNFFGAQSHAVLPYSHYLSKFTAYLQQLDMESNGKSVDRDGLPVEWETGPVVWGTPGTNGQHAYYQLIHQGTKVIPADFIGFAEPVAELSDELKGQHDLLMANFFAQTQALAFGKTPNEVRAEGVPEELVAHKTFQGNHPTTTVLARELSPSVLGQLIALYEHKVFVQGAVWNIDSFDQWGVELGKVLAKRVEPALTEGVEVAGLDASTTALVAKYRELRGR
- the opcA gene encoding glucose-6-phosphate dehydrogenase assembly protein OpcA — encoded protein: MKTDLTDTTASKVNKALVQGRRAIGTPAVGMVLTLVIVTDEENAYDALKAANDASREHPSRTLVVVKRVSRSPRDRTTSRLDAEVRVGADAGSGETIVLRLYGEVVDHADSVVLPLLLPDAPVVVWWPVNAPLDPAKDPLGALAQRRVTDTYAAEQPVRELAARADAYTPGDTDLSWTRITPWRSMLAAALDQVTCEVDAVEVEGEEFNPSCELLAMWLADRLDVPVKRSLSSGPGLTAVRMKTSTGPITLDRADGTLATLSIQGQPDRAVALKRRETAELMAEELRRLDPDDTYASALRYGVERLSASAAPATPASASASASASAEKADAPERATPAKMPPVKKVAAK